The DNA segment GAAAGTGAACCCACAAGCATAAGTGGTGCTAAAAGTGCAAGTCCTGATACAACCTCATATGAAAGAAGTTGAATAGCTGTTCTAGCTCCTCCTAAAAGAGACCATTTATTTGCACTACTCATACCACCAAGAAGTGGTCCATAAAGCCCAACTGAAGCAACACCCATTACAAATAAAACTCCAACATTAATATCTGAAATAATAGGTCTTACTGTATATCCAAAAAGCTCAAACTCGGGGAAGAATGGAACTGCTGACATTGCAATAAAAGCAGTTGCAGAAGTGATAATAGGTGCAATCATAAATACAGGTCTGCTTGCATTTTGTGGGATAAAATCCTCTTTCATAAATAGTTTTATACCATCAGCTGCAAGTTGTAAAACCCCGTGAGGTCCAACATTCATGGGACCTAGTCTTCTTTGCATAAAAGCAAGAACTTTTCTCTCAATATATGTTGTAAACCCAGCCAATGCTGAAAAAACTGCTAAGATAACAACAGCTTTTACGATAGTCTCAATAATAAATCCTGTTTCCATCATTACGCCTTTTTAATCACTGCTTTTTGGAATCTATATCCATCAAATAGTGCTTTTGTATCTAAACTTTTTTGGAAGGTTGAAACATAAGCAATATCTCCTGCTATTTGATCATCAATAAAAGCATTAAGTTCTAACTCAATGTTATTTGCTGAAACTACAACTTTATCACCTTTTTGAAGTTCTAATTTCTCAAAAAATTCAGCTGAAGCAAAAAGTCCAGACTCTAAATCCTTTGCAAACTCATGGGCAATTGCAGTAAATTCATTAAATTGATTAATTGGATTTGCTCTATAAATTAGTGTTTCACCCTCATTTACTGTTAATGTTTCTGCTAACATCGCTTCAACGTCAGTTCTAATAGTTGTTTCTTTAGAGGTTATATCATAACCTCTATACTCAACCCTATCATTTCCAAAATGGTTTGGAAGTTTGTCAAAATCTACTGCTTTAAATCCAGCTTCTAGTGGAAGTTCTTGTGTATATTCAATAGTATATTCAATATCACTTTCTAAAACTTCATTTGCAATATCATTTAAAACATACCCTTTATAACCTATTGCAGCATTTGTAGGGATAACTTTTTTATCAATATTTGTAAAAGTCCCCTCTTGTTGGTTAAGTGCTGGCATATCTAAATTTCCATCTCCTAAAGCACTTATTTGGAAATCTGCTTTTTCATTGTATCCTACAGTTTGCCCCTCTTCTTTATCTGTTACATCACAAATCAAACTTACCCCTAAAGTGTTTGTTTGTGAAGGGATAATTAAAACACTAAAATCTGTATATCTATCAACAAGTCCACAAAGTTTTGCTAGATTTTCACTTTTTGGATGGGTATATAAATCCTCACCTACAATTAGTGAGAATTTATCTTTTTTGTCTAAAAGTGCTTCAAAAGTATCAAGGAATTTTTCATCTAATCCTAAAGCATCAAGGAATTTTGTATATTCAAACTCAACACTATTTTCTACTTTTTTACTAACTACTTTTTTAACCTCTTTGCTTTCACCTGTTTCTTCATCTTTTACAAGTTCAACAACAGTCTCTTTAACTGTCTCTGTTACAATTTTTGTTTTTGTCTCTTTGTTTTGATTAATATACTCTTGAATATTTGCTGGTAAATCTTTTCCAAACTTATCTAAAAGAAGATATAAAGCAGCCTCTTCCGCTAAAGGTTTATATTGAATAAACTCTGTAGTTTTACCTCTTTTACCAACTTTTTCTATTGCTTTATCAGAGATTGGATGAAGATATAGTGCAGCACCTTTGTTCATAACAACTGAGTTATTTAAAGCATATCTTGCATTTGGCAGGTCTGATTTTAAGTATGACCCAAGTGATACTACAAAATTAGAATCATGTACGTCTTTTAGTGTTGAAGAGTATAAAGAACTTCCTGAAGTTGAACTATAAGCCTCAAGGAATTTTTTATAGTTATATGCATCTTTATTTACAAGTTTTGCTCCAGTTTTTGTAGCAATTTTTTGTAAAATTAGTGCCTCTTCATTTGTGATATATGAATTAAAAATAATTGATTGTGCATTTTTAAAAGCCTCTACAGCTTTTGTAAAGTTCTCTTCATCTTTTCCTTGAACTCTATTTTCAAAATCATAACCAAATCTTGCAGCTCCATTTAGTGTTGAATAGTGATGCTCATTTGTAACTCTATATATTTTTGGTTCTGCATTTTCAATTGATTCATGTTTTGTTTCATAATACATAAAAGCACAATCACTTGAGTGGGGATTAGCTGCTGGAATTTTATTTAATTCCCAAGCATTTGATTTATATTGGAAATCTGCTGATACAAGGGCTCCAACGGGGCAAACAGAGATACACTCCCCACAATCAGTACAAGCCTCTTCTTCAAAACCAATAAGTGATTTATTTAGTTTATTCCACATAGAGTAAGCATCTTTTGGCATTGTATCTTTGTACTCTTTTTCTAAAGCATCAGAACCTCTTTTTACAGTACTAAGTGCGTTTGAACCTATCATATCTTTACATACTGTTACACACTTTTCACATACTATACATAAACCTGGGTCATATTTCATAACTCCCCAAGTTTGTGCTGGTCTAGGTACATCTTTTATTGCATAACTTTGAGAATCAACTTTCATATATAAAGAGTAGTTTTGTAGTTCACACTCTCCACTTTGATCACAAACTCCACACTGTAAAGGGTGATTTACATCATAAACTTCCATTATTGCACGTCTCTCTTTTGCAATATTTTCCGTATGTGTTGTAATATTCATTCC comes from the Halarcobacter ebronensis genome and includes:
- a CDS encoding NADH-quinone oxidoreductase subunit G, with amino-acid sequence MSDLITLTINGKTIEAKEGEYILNVARANDIFIPAICYLTRCSPTLACRLCLVEADGKQVYSCNTKAKEGMNITTHTENIAKERRAIMEVYDVNHPLQCGVCDQSGECELQNYSLYMKVDSQSYAIKDVPRPAQTWGVMKYDPGLCIVCEKCVTVCKDMIGSNALSTVKRGSDALEKEYKDTMPKDAYSMWNKLNKSLIGFEEEACTDCGECISVCPVGALVSADFQYKSNAWELNKIPAANPHSSDCAFMYYETKHESIENAEPKIYRVTNEHHYSTLNGAARFGYDFENRVQGKDEENFTKAVEAFKNAQSIIFNSYITNEEALILQKIATKTGAKLVNKDAYNYKKFLEAYSSTSGSSLYSSTLKDVHDSNFVVSLGSYLKSDLPNARYALNNSVVMNKGAALYLHPISDKAIEKVGKRGKTTEFIQYKPLAEEAALYLLLDKFGKDLPANIQEYINQNKETKTKIVTETVKETVVELVKDEETGESKEVKKVVSKKVENSVEFEYTKFLDALGLDEKFLDTFEALLDKKDKFSLIVGEDLYTHPKSENLAKLCGLVDRYTDFSVLIIPSQTNTLGVSLICDVTDKEEGQTVGYNEKADFQISALGDGNLDMPALNQQEGTFTNIDKKVIPTNAAIGYKGYVLNDIANEVLESDIEYTIEYTQELPLEAGFKAVDFDKLPNHFGNDRVEYRGYDITSKETTIRTDVEAMLAETLTVNEGETLIYRANPINQFNEFTAIAHEFAKDLESGLFASAEFFEKLELQKGDKVVVSANNIELELNAFIDDQIAGDIAYVSTFQKSLDTKALFDGYRFQKAVIKKA
- the nuoH gene encoding NADH-quinone oxidoreductase subunit NuoH, with amino-acid sequence METGFIIETIVKAVVILAVFSALAGFTTYIERKVLAFMQRRLGPMNVGPHGVLQLAADGIKLFMKEDFIPQNASRPVFMIAPIITSATAFIAMSAVPFFPEFELFGYTVRPIISDINVGVLFVMGVASVGLYGPLLGGMSSANKWSLLGGARTAIQLLSYEVVSGLALLAPLMLVGSLSLIDINAYQAEGFTSWLIWTQPLAFVLFVMAGFAETNRTPFDLLEHEAEIVAGYATEYSGMRWGMFFIGEYANLFTICFLVSLIFLGGYNDLWFIPGWIAILLKVFSLVFFFLWTRAAWPHIRPDQLMWLCWKILMPLAVINILITGFVMMF